In the Arachis ipaensis cultivar K30076 chromosome B10, Araip1.1, whole genome shotgun sequence genome, one interval contains:
- the LOC107620055 gene encoding uncharacterized protein LOC107620055, whose translation MGLSKQAGNGTLSSLGLLWMLVISSFFYDHSLFIKKQSESFTAILVYVDDLVLTGNDIPEINSIKQNLDDKFKIKDLGDLKYFLGMEVACSNSGIHIYQRNQKLSKELGTILTDNTVYRQLIGRLLYLINTRPDISYAVGRLCQFLDCETTSHLQATFRVLRYLKGRHAPGLFFSSTSNMRLTEFADADWATCANTRRSVSGYCFMLGKSLISWKSKKQTTVAKSSAEAEYRSLAVATCEASWLSFLMDFISLSLQKFITLLCDKQSAIHIANNPIFHERTKHIEVNCHIVHEKHLSGLIHLMPVRSKDQLADFLTKALPPGPFLANISKLGLLDLHNSDLREGVT comes from the exons ATGGGCTTAAGCAAGCAAGCAGGCAATGGAACATTAAGCTCACTCGGACTCTTGTGGATGCTGGTTATAAGCAGTTTTTTTTATGATCATTCACTCTTCATCAAGAAACAATCTGAAAGCTTTACTGCCATTCTAGTATATGTTGATGACTTGGTTTTAACCGGGAATGACATTCCTGAAATCAATTCCATCAAACAAAATTTGGatgacaaattcaaaataaaggatcTTGGTGATCTCAAATACTTCTTGGGAATGGAAGTAGCATGCTCTAACTCTGGAATTCACATTTATCAGCGGAA TCAGAAACTCTCAAAGGAATTAGGTACCATTTTAACAGATAACACTGTTTACAGACAGCTCATCGGCCGACTCCTTTACCTCATAAACACTAGACCCGATATCTCTTATGCGGTGGGACGTTTGTGCCAATTTTTGGACTGTGAAACCACTTCTCACCTACAGGCTACTTTTCGCGTACTCCGATATTTAAAAGGCCGACATGCACCtggtctcttcttctcctctacttCTAATATGCGTCTCACTGAATTTGCCGATGCTGACTGGGCTACCTGTGCCAATACTCGTCGCTCCGTTTCCGGTTATTGCTTCATGCTTGGGAAATCTCTCATTAGCtggaagagtaagaagcaaaCCACAGTTGCCAAGTCCTCTGCAGAAGCTGAATATAGGTCTCTTGCTGTTGCCACTTGTGAAGCTAGTTGGTTATCTTTCTTAATGGATTTCATTAGTTTGTCGCTTCAAAAGTTTATCACTCTATTATGTGACAAACAATCAGCCATTCACATTGCCAATAATCCCATCTTTCATGAAAGAACTAAACACATTGAAGTGAACTGCCACATTGTTCATGAAAAGCATTTATCTGGTCTCATTCATCTTATGCCAGTTCGTTCCAAGGATCAACTTGCTGATTTTCTTACCAAAGCTCTGCCACCGGGTCCTTTTCTTGCTAATATTTCCAAGCTAGGATTGTTAGATTTACACAATTCTGACTTGCGGGAGGGTGTTACCTaa